The Vibrio tasmaniensis genomic sequence TTCAGGGTTTGAACAATCTAAAATGACCCATTATTGAACACGATTAGTATCACAGCCAACCCTTGCCAACAGTCGTATCCCCTCTAAACCGGACCTCTCCTTTTTGGTCAAAGAACACTCTATTTATCATTCGATATAGATATGCAATCGATTTCCATAATAAAAATGAGTTGTTTACCCAATCCTCATCCATTAATTATATAATTTTTAAAGCAAAGATCGGTAAAATCCGCTAATCTTGGTCACAGTGGCTTAAGTTAGTTTGGTATCTGTAGTAAAAATAATGAACAAAGACGAATTTCAAAAATCCACCGCAAATCTAAAAAAAGCGGTGCCTCTTATGATGAAGAACAGAGTGTCTACCACACCTGCGAATTACGCACTTTGGTACACCTATGTTGATAATGCTATTCCACAGCTGACTAAAGACATGGATGGTATTTTGGAACACTATGGCATTTGTCCCCCAGCCGTTGGTGAGCAACTTTACAATAATTATGTTGCGAGCAAATCTGAAACGAATATCAATGACCTCCGCGCTAATTTAGAACTGTTAGTCTCGGAAGTTTCAAATTCGATGAATGATACATTGACCGATACCTCCGCCTTTTCCGACATGATCGATAAAAACTTCGAGGACTTGGCTCGCGTTGATAATGAAAGTCTATCGATCGACGAAGTCATGTCTTTAGTTCGTCAGCTGGTTTCTGAATCTCGTCATATTCGTCACTCTACTCAATTTTTGAACTCTCAGTTGAACTCTGCAACATCAGAAATCACCAAGCTAAAATCTCAGCTGATAGAAGTGCAGAAAGACGCGCTCTTTGACAGTACAACGACACTCTATAACCGCCGCTCTTTTGACCTTGATATAGAGACCTTATGTGAAGCGAAACAACCTCTGTGTTTGATTCTTCTCGACATTGATCATTTTAAAAACTTCAACGACACCTATGGCCACTTGTTTGGTGAC encodes the following:
- a CDS encoding GGDEF domain-containing protein, which translates into the protein MNKDEFQKSTANLKKAVPLMMKNRVSTTPANYALWYTYVDNAIPQLTKDMDGILEHYGICPPAVGEQLYNNYVASKSETNINDLRANLELLVSEVSNSMNDTLTDTSAFSDMIDKNFEDLARVDNESLSIDEVMSLVRQLVSESRHIRHSTQFLNSQLNSATSEITKLKSQLIEVQKDALFDSTTTLYNRRSFDLDIETLCEAKQPLCLILLDIDHFKNFNDTYGHLFGDMVLKGIARKLKQMCREGISAYRFGGEEFAIIVPNKSLRIARQLADTNRRSLEKLSIKDRRSGQQVGNITASFGVAELEPGESAQSLIERADKLLYEAKSLGRNRVMPL